CGCGATGGGTATCTCCGCACTGCCGCCTTTAAACGGCTTCGTCGGCGAATGGCTTGCATTCCAGGCGTTTTTTGCAGGAGTTTTACAATCGCAGGGCGCGGTTAAGCTGGCCATGGTATTGGCCGGCGCGGCGCTGGCCTTGACCAGCGGACTTGCGGCGGCATGTTTTGTCAAAGCGTTTGGTATAACTTTTCTCGCCCTGCCGCGCAGTCCGCGCGCCGAAGGCGCAAGGGAGGCGGGATTTGCGATGAAGGCGGGGATGGCGCTTCTGGCCGTGCCGGTAGCGCTCTTTGGTATCGGCGCCGGATTTATAGCCCCCGTTATTTTAAAGATCTCCGGCGCGGTGCTCGGTATCGAAAGTATTCAGCCGCCGTTTTACATGGTCTGCGTACTGCCGCCCGTTATCGCTGTTGCGCTTGCTTTTATCGGGATAGCGGTTTTCTTATGGTTCAAGTTCGGCCTGCGCCGCGCGCAGGTCAGTTGCAACACATGGGATTGCGGATATTACTCCATAGACAGCCGCAATGAATACACCTCGACCGCTTTTTCGAAACCTTTCAGGATCGCGTTCAGCTTTTTCCTTTTGCCGTACCGTAAAAGCGAAAAGATAAGAGATTCTTTTTATCATGTGCGTACGTTTACATATCAGACGCACACTACCAAGGTATTCAAACACTATTTTTATGAGCCGGCGGTGAATCTGATATACTCGGCCGCGTTCAAAATGCGGAAGCTTCAACCCGGCAGTATTCATTTGTATATCCTGTACGTTTTTATTACTCTGGCGGGCCTTTTGGCCTTTATGGGAATGTTTTAAATCATGACAATATTATATAACGTTATCATTATCGGGATGGAAACGGTTTTACTGGCGGCTCTCGCGCCGCTTTTAAGCGGTTTCATACGGAAGTTAAAGAATAATTTCCGCATGAGAAAAGGGCAGGGCATATTTTGGCCATATTATAATTTACGAAAATTGTTTTCGAAGAACGAGGTCATTTCGAAAAACGTTTCGTGGATATTTTATACTGCGCCGGTAGTCGTATTCGCAACGAGCGCGCTGGCGCTATATTTGATATTGTTTGCCCGGATATGTCCTCCTGCGAATAGCGGGGTGGCGGTTATCATAGCGGCTTTTTTTATCTTAAGCCTGGGGCGATTCTTTTTGGCGCTCTCCGGGCTCGACACCGCCTCGGCTTTCGGCGGGATGGGGTCTTCCAGAGAAATGTTCGTCTCGAGCTTTGCCGAGCCGACGATATTTGTCGCGGTATTCGCGTTATGCATGGGCACCGGCACCACGTTCAAGGTATCAGGCATACTCGCGGGGTGCGCGCTTTTGATGGCGGCGATCGCCGAGACATCGCGTATTCCCGTCGATAACCAGGAGACGCATCTCGAGCTTACGATGGTGCACGAAGCGATGGTGCTTGAACATTCGGGGAGGAGCCTGGCGCTCATAGAGCTGGCAAGCCATGTAAAACAGATGCTATTTTTCGTACTTATCGCCGGGTGTTTTTTCATGCCCGTAGAAGCAGGGCGCTGGGGCTGGGCGCTATTCCCGATAAAGATCGCCGCCATAGGTCTTGTCATGGCGGTTATCGAGGTATCGGTGGCAAAGATGCGGTTATTCAGGGTTGTAGATTTTTTAAGCTTCGCTTTTTTTGTAGCGCTCGTCGCGACGATTACAGCGAGTTTGGGGTTGTAAAATTATGATGATAAACTTTCTTTTAAGCGGCTTCCTTGTGGTTACGTTTCTTCTGGTCATTGCCAAAAGAGTGACCGCTCTCATACGGGCATTCATGGCTCAGGCGATATTCTTGTTTCTTTATACTTTATATATGGGCTTTAGCCAGTTGCATATGGAATTATTTATCGTCTGCGGGCTGATCCTCGTATTAAAAGTCATAGCCATACCATTCATGCTGAAACGTATCGTGCGCCGTATTAATGTAGAAGAGGACTTGGGGCTTCTCATAAATCCGCAGGTTTCCATGGTGATAGCGCTCGTTTTTACATATCTTTCATATATTTTCGCGCGCCACACCATGGCGCTTACCGACTTCGCTCATTCGGCGGCTTTCATAGTTTCGCTTACTACGGTGTGCGTCGGATTCTTTCTTATGGTTAGCAGGATGAAGGCGCTAAGCCAGGTCATCGGGCTTCTTGTAATGGAAAACGGCATATTCCTGGCGGCGGGCGCTATAGCAGGCGGCATGCCGTTCTTCGTCGAGATAGCGCTCTTC
This genomic stretch from Candidatus Omnitrophota bacterium harbors:
- a CDS encoding NADH-quinone oxidoreductase subunit H, with product MTILYNVIIIGMETVLLAALAPLLSGFIRKLKNNFRMRKGQGIFWPYYNLRKLFSKNEVISKNVSWIFYTAPVVVFATSALALYLILFARICPPANSGVAVIIAAFFILSLGRFFLALSGLDTASAFGGMGSSREMFVSSFAEPTIFVAVFALCMGTGTTFKVSGILAGCALLMAAIAETSRIPVDNQETHLELTMVHEAMVLEHSGRSLALIELASHVKQMLFFVLIAGCFFMPVEAGRWGWALFPIKIAAIGLVMAVIEVSVAKMRLFRVVDFLSFAFFVALVATITASLGL